From Caldicellulosiruptor hydrothermalis 108, a single genomic window includes:
- a CDS encoding coiled-coil domain-containing protein, which produces MPENDVLQAIVANLEKINGRLDTIEKRLDKIEQRLERIEQRIDKVEQRLDKVEQRLDKVEQRLDKVEERLDKVEKRLDIVEMRLDKLEERVAKLEEDVQVIKQDIVILKENDKELTRRMNAVYDQVAFLTEFRTEMIMFRDEVYKRFDNLEQQTGRLKEGFEYLRDMTVEHEIDIRFLKRVVRAS; this is translated from the coding sequence ATGCCAGAAAATGATGTTTTGCAAGCTATAGTTGCAAATCTTGAAAAGATTAATGGGCGACTTGATACTATTGAGAAAAGATTAGATAAGATTGAGCAGAGGCTTGAAAGGATTGAACAGAGAATTGACAAAGTTGAACAGAGACTTGACAAAGTCGAGCAGAGGCTTGACAAGGTTGAGCAGAGGCTTGACAAGGTAGAAGAAAGACTCGATAAAGTAGAAAAAAGACTTGATATTGTGGAGATGAGATTGGATAAGCTTGAAGAGAGGGTTGCAAAATTAGAAGAAGATGTTCAGGTTATCAAACAGGACATTGTTATATTAAAAGAAAATGACAAAGAGCTAACAAGAAGAATGAACGCTGTATATGACCAGGTTGCATTCTTGACTGAATTTCGAACAGAGATGATTATGTTCAGAGATGAGGTGTACAAGAGATTTGACAATTTAGAGCAGCAGACAGGAAGATTAAAAGAAGGGTTTGAATATTTACGTGACATGACAGTTGAGCATGAAATTGATATTCGATTTTTAAAAAGAGTTGTGAGAGCTTCATAG
- a CDS encoding DUF2225 domain-containing protein: MDIYEKTLECPVCGSTIKAPFVKSSAIYVESRDTDLCVYYKGVNPLLYDVIVCGECGYAALSKNFGKLTKWDVESLKEKVASKWVKREIPFERTVDDAITLYKLALITATSKKKVNKYEVAGILLRISWLYRLSQDKEKELEFQKLALQTYKDAFEHEEGSADEIDLATVMYLIGELSRRVGDLDEARKWFSRLISSKEARNNPHILELARDQIQVMRDME, translated from the coding sequence ATGGACATTTATGAAAAGACATTAGAGTGCCCTGTATGCGGTAGCACAATCAAAGCACCATTTGTAAAAAGTTCAGCAATTTATGTAGAGAGCCGGGATACTGACCTTTGTGTTTACTACAAGGGCGTCAATCCTCTTTTGTATGATGTTATTGTCTGCGGGGAATGTGGTTATGCAGCGCTTAGCAAAAATTTTGGGAAACTTACAAAATGGGATGTAGAATCATTAAAAGAAAAGGTTGCCTCAAAGTGGGTAAAAAGAGAGATTCCATTTGAAAGAACAGTAGATGATGCTATTACGTTGTATAAGCTTGCTTTGATTACAGCGACATCTAAGAAAAAAGTCAACAAATATGAAGTTGCAGGAATTTTGCTGAGAATTTCATGGCTCTACAGGCTAAGTCAAGATAAAGAAAAAGAGCTTGAATTTCAAAAACTTGCTCTTCAAACATATAAGGATGCATTTGAACATGAAGAAGGGTCAGCTGATGAAATAGATTTGGCAACGGTCATGTATTTGATAGGTGAGCTTTCAAGACGAGTAGGTGACCTTGACGAGGCAAGAAAATGGTTTTCAAGGCTTATATCAAGCAAAGAAGCACGAAACAATCCTCACATTCTTGAACTTGCAAGAGACCAGATTCAGGTTATGAGAGATATGGAATAA